From the Cohaesibacter sp. ES.047 genome, one window contains:
- a CDS encoding chloride channel protein has product MRWLNPIKLSLSWIEPNLKYHWSTRQSKMWVLAIVIGLMVGCAAILFRLGIGGIQMLWLGTMSENVASAARDLPGWLIILAPTVGGLFVGAFLQYVHPRKRPENVSDVIEARAKHGKGLRFWQGLDSAAVNIVSLGCGASAGREGPIVHLGASLATTLCERFDLPPTAKRIMLACGVASAVSASFNAPIAGVLFAHEVILGHYALSAFVPIVVASAFGTMVSRLYFGDIAAFIIPSYQITSYWEMPAFALLGLVCAIAAVLFQLALIGTDWIARNIRMPLIIRPVIGGFIVGCIGLVFPEVLGVGYEAMDMALKQQLPLLLLLLLIGAKTVATAVTLASRFGGGIFSPSLYIGAMTGGAFGMIAGQFWPEMASDHGLYAILGMGAVAAAVLGAPVSTTVMVFELTGGYALSIALLLTVSIATGITIALHGRSYFHWQLELRGIFLNEGAHKYLVSTLTVSQFYEPLAQDAPPEDRVLAEDTPTISHFDTLEQALKAFDLAGGGDLAVLDPLDKTRIIGWARQVTALKFFNDMLIDSQVEEHR; this is encoded by the coding sequence ATGCGTTGGCTGAACCCGATCAAATTGTCGCTGAGTTGGATTGAACCCAACTTGAAGTATCACTGGTCCACCCGGCAGTCGAAAATGTGGGTGCTGGCCATTGTGATCGGCCTGATGGTCGGGTGCGCCGCCATTCTGTTTCGTCTTGGAATTGGTGGCATCCAAATGCTCTGGCTCGGAACCATGAGCGAGAATGTCGCTTCGGCCGCGCGTGACTTGCCAGGCTGGCTGATCATTCTTGCACCGACCGTGGGGGGCCTCTTTGTCGGGGCATTCCTGCAATATGTTCATCCCCGCAAACGACCAGAAAACGTGTCCGATGTGATCGAGGCCCGCGCCAAACACGGCAAGGGCTTGCGTTTCTGGCAAGGGCTCGACAGCGCTGCGGTCAATATTGTTTCTCTGGGCTGCGGCGCAAGCGCCGGACGGGAGGGCCCAATCGTCCATCTGGGCGCGAGCCTTGCAACAACCCTGTGCGAGCGCTTTGACCTGCCCCCAACGGCCAAGAGAATCATGCTTGCCTGCGGTGTTGCAAGTGCGGTGTCGGCGTCGTTCAATGCCCCCATCGCGGGCGTCCTGTTCGCTCACGAAGTGATTTTGGGCCACTATGCCCTCAGTGCCTTTGTGCCCATCGTGGTTGCCTCTGCCTTCGGGACCATGGTTTCGCGCCTCTATTTTGGCGACATCGCGGCCTTCATCATCCCCAGCTACCAGATCACGTCCTATTGGGAAATGCCCGCCTTTGCCCTTCTCGGTCTGGTCTGTGCAATCGCAGCGGTGCTGTTTCAGCTCGCCCTCATCGGCACGGACTGGATTGCCCGCAACATCCGCATGCCCTTGATCATTCGCCCCGTGATCGGCGGTTTTATCGTCGGCTGCATCGGTCTCGTCTTCCCTGAAGTCCTCGGTGTGGGGTATGAGGCCATGGACATGGCGCTGAAACAGCAGCTGCCGCTGCTCCTGCTTTTGCTTTTGATCGGCGCAAAGACTGTCGCTACTGCCGTGACGCTGGCTTCCCGTTTCGGCGGCGGCATTTTCTCGCCCAGCCTCTATATCGGTGCCATGACAGGCGGCGCCTTTGGCATGATCGCCGGTCAGTTCTGGCCGGAAATGGCCTCCGATCACGGCCTTTACGCCATTCTGGGCATGGGGGCCGTTGCGGCCGCCGTGCTCGGGGCCCCTGTCTCCACCACTGTGATGGTCTTCGAATTGACCGGTGGCTACGCGCTTTCCATCGCGCTTCTGCTTACGGTGTCGATTGCCACGGGCATCACCATCGCCCTGCATGGCCGCTCATACTTTCACTGGCAACTGGAATTGCGCGGCATTTTTCTCAATGAAGGAGCCCACAAATATCTCGTCTCGACCCTCACGGTCTCACAATTCTATGAGCCCCTCGCTCAGGACGCCCCGCCGGAAGACCGTGTCTTGGCCGAGGACACGCCCACGATCAGCCATTTTGACACGCTCGAACAGGCACTCAAGGCCTTCGATCTGGCCGGAGGCGGGGATCTCGCCGTTCTCGACCCGTTGGACAAGACACGGATCATCGGTTGGGCACGTCAGGTGACTGCCCTCAAGTTTTTCAACGACATGCTCATTGACTCTCAGGTCGAAGAGCACAGATAA
- a CDS encoding thymidylate synthase: MQAYLDLMQHILDNGVDKGDRTGTGTRSVFGHQMRFDLSAGFPLLTTKKLHLRSIIHELLWFLSGDTNIGYLKANKVRIWDEWADENGDLGPVYGHQWRSWPARDGSTIDQISQLLDQIRVNPDSRRLIVTAWNPADVERMALPPCHCLFQFYVADGKLSCQLYQRSADVFLGVPFNIASYALLTMMVAQVCDLEPGDFVHSLGDAHLYSNHFEQAKLQLSRETRSLPTMRLNPDRKDLFAFTFDDFTLEDYDPHPHIAGQVAV; the protein is encoded by the coding sequence ATGCAGGCTTACCTCGATTTGATGCAGCATATTCTCGACAACGGCGTGGACAAAGGGGACCGAACCGGTACTGGCACGCGCTCGGTGTTCGGGCATCAGATGCGGTTTGATCTGTCCGCCGGATTTCCGCTCCTCACGACGAAAAAGCTGCATCTGCGCTCCATTATCCACGAGTTGCTGTGGTTCCTGTCCGGGGATACCAACATCGGCTATCTGAAAGCCAACAAGGTGCGAATCTGGGATGAATGGGCCGATGAAAACGGCGATCTGGGGCCTGTCTATGGGCATCAGTGGCGCTCGTGGCCAGCAAGAGATGGTTCGACGATCGACCAGATCAGCCAGTTGCTCGATCAGATTCGGGTCAATCCGGACAGTCGCAGGCTGATTGTCACCGCCTGGAACCCGGCCGATGTCGAGCGGATGGCTTTGCCACCCTGTCACTGCCTGTTCCAGTTCTATGTGGCGGACGGAAAACTTTCCTGCCAGCTTTACCAGCGCTCAGCCGATGTCTTTCTCGGCGTTCCTTTCAATATCGCCTCCTATGCGCTGCTGACCATGATGGTTGCGCAGGTGTGCGATTTGGAGCCGGGGGATTTCGTTCACAGCCTTGGCGATGCGCATCTCTATTCGAACCATTTTGAACAGGCCAAGCTTCAGCTCAGCCGCGAGACGCGGTCCCTACCAACCATGCGCCTCAATCCGGATCGCAAGGATCTGTTTGCCTTCACGTTCGATGATTTCACGCTTGAGGATTATGACCCGCATCCGCATATTGCCGGGCAGGTGGCGGTCTGA
- a CDS encoding SspB family protein, whose amino-acid sequence MSEDLIRYDILAQDALRGVVKTVLIEVARTGLPGEHHFYITFNTQAPGVRLSPRLLEKYPEDMTIVLQHQFWDLQANDQAIEIGLSFDGIPEKLYIPYTSIVTFIDPSVHFSLQFEIDTALEEESADLDTSLMSDEDIVLSVMDPTADPAEEINALLDSVEQEASADDQSQKDETEEEDGDDPDKTEGAEVVSLDAFRKK is encoded by the coding sequence ATGAGCGAAGACCTGATCCGGTATGACATCCTTGCACAGGATGCCTTGCGGGGTGTCGTTAAAACGGTGCTGATCGAAGTGGCCCGCACGGGCCTTCCCGGCGAGCATCATTTTTACATCACCTTCAACACGCAAGCTCCGGGCGTCCGTCTATCGCCAAGGCTTCTCGAGAAGTACCCCGAAGACATGACCATTGTGCTGCAGCACCAGTTTTGGGATCTGCAGGCCAATGATCAGGCCATCGAAATCGGGTTGTCCTTCGACGGCATCCCGGAAAAGCTCTACATTCCCTATACCTCCATCGTCACCTTCATCGACCCCAGCGTTCATTTCTCGCTTCAGTTCGAGATCGATACGGCGCTGGAAGAAGAAAGCGCCGACCTCGACACCAGTTTGATGTCTGATGAGGATATTGTCCTCTCCGTTATGGATCCCACAGCTGATCCGGCTGAAGAGATCAACGCCCTGCTTGACAGCGTCGAGCAGGAAGCAAGCGCGGACGATCAGAGCCAGAAGGACGAAACAGAGGAAGAAGACGGCGACGATCCGGACAAAACCGAAGGGGCCGAAGTGGTCTCTCTGGATGCCTTTCGCAAGAAGTAA
- a CDS encoding DUF4169 family protein gives MADIINLRQARKNKARVDKERKAESNRALFGRTKAEKHQHKHDTEKLQQHLDGHKLGAAPSPEDKA, from the coding sequence ATGGCTGACATCATCAATCTGCGTCAGGCGCGCAAGAACAAGGCGCGTGTAGACAAAGAGCGCAAGGCAGAAAGCAATCGGGCTCTTTTTGGCCGCACCAAGGCCGAGAAGCACCAGCACAAACACGACACAGAAAAACTGCAACAGCATCTGGACGGCCACAAGCTTGGGGCGGCCCCGTCTCCCGAGGACAAGGCATAA
- a CDS encoding AsmA family protein — protein MNSLYFTIGGTILLALIVALVGPFFVDWTSYRAAFERQATQVLGQPVQVLGDADMQILPIPRLHFESVHVGPDGQAPILVVDEFDIRIELLPLLQGKIEVVDMTLQSPDLKLKMDEKGRIAFRQDGGKLWELDLANIRLNDVRIKDGSISLEDMPTGRKKEIESLNGTLQARSLIGPYKIESSFQLDGQPYSLMLSTGSAGEDGMRVKSMLTPYNLPITLSIDGNVTANEDGLYHYIGDTRLTNQIEGLEGVVPWELTGESNLTVSSLTMPTFEFTHGDVDQAYRLAGSGSIAFGENPSFDIAVNSRQLDLDRALGDGPDAPIDLHAGIQKMAGVLSALPAPPMPGKVSFEVPGVILAGGIMRNLLLEADYADKGWQVETLEADLPGQTRFAISGLFSRVAQAGDEGQAIFGHTFDGLARIRSDQPTGFAKWWLKDGADVGRLVPFDLSGKLLAKSDAVSVSSMMLDLDGNQASGRIDWSLANEDKGDVASLSLDLKADQLDLDAVQGIGALLLSNSQGQAPPLGDIHLDVETDKVTAGDFQGEKLAAKLSIAEGGVDINRLVIEDFAGAYLSMTGSLDNLGGTPRGQLLGELRADDLTGLSSLVKRLLPEQAAAQWFERASRGLSPADLSFSVDAGAEEGGLKGSLSGLLGGGTVALEARSKGALSEWSSVPMSAELKLDNPDGRRLFNLVGLGQGLLELPALSSEISIDGTLDQGAKLVARLDPENGALVYDGTLTFAGRSGWASKGTLSLTADDFSPYLLGSGLYSGDFSRDLPVNLTAVIDHSRDLTRISKIKGQWIGQPVVGSLDYKETITDRDISGRFEVGDVDGVWLGETVLGAGRLRGSGDAWSDTAFVAGVDAVGDLPIKLALDVKARSLTFDEPYVFQQPSFELLWRPESLSVSNFKALMAGGTATGGLQLENVGGEGVLKSHLRVDGAALSPFIWQRDGRSVASGLFDVNVNVESQGRSLAGLVSGLSGNGTFTIRDAVLQYINPQAFEQVVRAVDAGLELKEDKIRQTFVSHMDAGSTRVSELTGTFSLAGGALRASNMDAEAEILQSRGSVTMDLAEQTIDADWSIKVEPNEEDAVTGAQPEVGLVFAGDLSAPRRIVDVAPFTGYLSIRAFEREVDRVERMQADILEKERMRRLLRLYRERARHREEAAEAAERDRLAAITTEQQKAEEAKRKAAEDAAKREAEAERKAEEARKAAEEAKRREEEARRVAEERRKAEEAARLKAEAERQAEEQRLAAEEAARREAEARRAEEIRKAAEEAARQEVAARVAEEQSKLDEARKAAEERERLALEAQKRAEEEAARAEAARLDAVRGAEEARKAAQEAEQSAVNSEMRPGGIELRPLNDLELQPTEQVAEPEADIPQEADIPQEDESFVPLPDVLTILPRTRQAPAAPLQLTVPVTPIEPTIHNDLIEELRSSPDRIIQLD, from the coding sequence CTGAATAGTCTTTATTTCACCATCGGCGGTACGATTCTGCTGGCGCTGATCGTTGCGCTGGTTGGTCCGTTTTTTGTTGACTGGACATCCTATCGCGCTGCGTTCGAGCGGCAGGCGACGCAGGTGCTGGGGCAGCCCGTGCAGGTGCTCGGGGATGCCGACATGCAGATCCTGCCTATTCCGCGTCTGCATTTCGAAAGCGTCCATGTTGGCCCGGATGGTCAGGCACCGATTTTGGTGGTGGATGAATTCGACATTCGCATCGAGCTCCTCCCGCTGTTGCAGGGCAAGATCGAAGTGGTCGACATGACCCTGCAGTCTCCCGATCTCAAGCTGAAGATGGATGAAAAGGGACGGATCGCGTTTCGGCAGGATGGCGGCAAGCTATGGGAGCTTGATCTTGCGAACATCCGGCTCAATGATGTGCGCATCAAGGATGGCAGCATTTCGCTCGAAGACATGCCGACCGGCCGAAAAAAAGAGATCGAGTCTCTCAACGGCACGCTTCAGGCCCGCAGTCTGATCGGCCCCTACAAGATTGAAAGCTCCTTTCAGCTCGATGGTCAGCCCTATTCCCTGATGCTTTCAACCGGTTCGGCCGGTGAGGACGGCATGCGTGTGAAGAGCATGCTGACCCCCTATAATCTGCCAATCACGCTTTCCATCGATGGCAATGTCACGGCCAATGAGGATGGCCTTTATCATTATATCGGTGATACGCGCCTGACGAACCAGATCGAGGGTCTTGAAGGGGTGGTGCCATGGGAGCTGACCGGTGAAAGCAATCTCACCGTCTCGTCGCTGACCATGCCAACCTTCGAATTCACTCATGGCGATGTCGATCAGGCCTATCGTCTGGCTGGATCGGGCAGCATTGCCTTTGGCGAAAATCCAAGCTTTGACATTGCAGTCAATTCGCGTCAGCTCGATCTCGACAGGGCGCTGGGCGATGGGCCGGATGCGCCGATTGATCTTCATGCCGGCATTCAGAAAATGGCCGGGGTGCTCAGCGCTCTGCCCGCCCCGCCGATGCCGGGCAAGGTGAGCTTTGAAGTGCCGGGTGTCATTCTGGCTGGCGGGATCATGCGCAACCTTCTGCTCGAGGCGGACTATGCCGATAAGGGCTGGCAGGTCGAGACCCTTGAGGCCGATCTGCCCGGACAGACCCGCTTTGCGATCTCGGGATTGTTCTCTCGCGTTGCACAGGCCGGGGATGAGGGACAGGCCATATTTGGCCATACATTTGACGGATTGGCGCGCATCCGCTCGGATCAACCGACGGGGTTTGCCAAATGGTGGCTGAAGGACGGGGCCGATGTCGGTCGCCTCGTGCCGTTCGATCTCAGCGGCAAGCTTCTGGCCAAATCCGACGCGGTGTCCGTCTCCTCCATGATGCTCGACCTTGATGGCAATCAGGCGTCCGGTCGGATCGACTGGTCCCTTGCCAATGAAGACAAGGGCGACGTGGCGTCCCTGTCTCTGGATTTGAAGGCCGATCAGCTCGATCTGGATGCGGTGCAGGGGATTGGAGCGCTTTTGCTGAGCAATTCGCAAGGGCAGGCGCCACCACTTGGCGATATTCATCTCGACGTTGAAACCGACAAGGTTACTGCGGGCGATTTCCAAGGTGAGAAACTGGCGGCCAAGCTGAGCATTGCGGAAGGTGGGGTCGATATCAACCGTCTGGTGATTGAGGACTTTGCCGGTGCCTATCTGTCGATGACGGGGAGCCTTGATAATCTGGGCGGCACGCCGCGTGGGCAACTCCTCGGAGAGTTGCGGGCGGATGATCTGACCGGTCTTTCGAGCCTTGTTAAACGGCTTTTACCGGAACAAGCCGCGGCGCAGTGGTTTGAACGGGCAAGCCGTGGACTGTCTCCTGCCGATCTGTCCTTCTCAGTTGATGCCGGAGCTGAGGAAGGCGGGCTCAAGGGCAGTCTTTCAGGGCTCTTGGGAGGTGGAACCGTTGCCCTTGAGGCCCGCTCCAAGGGTGCCCTGTCGGAATGGTCCTCGGTGCCGATGTCCGCCGAATTGAAGCTCGACAATCCTGATGGCCGCAGGCTGTTCAATCTTGTCGGTTTGGGGCAAGGGTTGCTTGAGCTTCCCGCGCTTTCTTCGGAAATCTCGATTGACGGGACCTTGGATCAAGGGGCCAAGTTGGTTGCCCGCCTTGACCCGGAAAACGGCGCGCTCGTCTATGATGGCACGCTGACCTTCGCGGGGCGATCTGGATGGGCCAGCAAGGGGACGCTGTCGCTGACGGCGGATGACTTTTCGCCTTATTTGTTGGGCAGCGGTCTCTATTCGGGGGATTTTTCAAGGGATCTGCCCGTCAATCTCACCGCTGTCATCGATCATTCGCGAGATCTCACGCGCATTTCGAAGATCAAGGGACAATGGATCGGACAACCGGTTGTCGGGTCGCTTGACTACAAAGAAACCATCACGGATCGCGATATCTCGGGCCGGTTTGAAGTTGGTGATGTGGACGGTGTCTGGCTCGGGGAGACCGTGCTGGGAGCCGGGCGTCTGAGGGGCTCGGGCGATGCATGGTCCGACACAGCTTTTGTCGCCGGCGTGGATGCCGTTGGTGATCTGCCAATTAAACTGGCGCTTGATGTCAAGGCACGCAGCCTGACGTTCGATGAGCCTTACGTTTTTCAGCAACCCAGTTTTGAGCTGTTGTGGCGACCGGAGAGTCTCTCCGTCAGCAATTTCAAGGCGCTCATGGCGGGCGGAACCGCGACGGGCGGCCTGCAATTGGAAAATGTCGGAGGGGAAGGGGTTCTCAAGTCGCATCTGCGCGTGGATGGCGCAGCGCTGTCTCCCTTCATCTGGCAACGGGATGGACGCTCGGTCGCCAGCGGTCTGTTCGATGTCAATGTGAATGTCGAGAGTCAGGGGCGCTCTTTGGCTGGTCTTGTTTCTGGACTGTCTGGCAACGGCACCTTCACCATCCGCGATGCCGTGCTGCAATATATCAATCCGCAAGCTTTCGAGCAGGTGGTGCGCGCGGTAGATGCGGGGCTTGAGCTTAAAGAGGACAAGATCAGGCAGACCTTCGTGTCGCATATGGATGCCGGATCGACCCGTGTTTCGGAGCTGACCGGAACATTCAGCCTTGCAGGTGGCGCGCTGAGGGCGAGCAACATGGATGCGGAGGCCGAGATTCTTCAATCGCGCGGCAGTGTGACGATGGATCTGGCCGAGCAGACGATTGATGCGGACTGGTCGATCAAGGTTGAGCCAAACGAAGAAGATGCGGTGACCGGGGCGCAGCCGGAAGTCGGTCTGGTCTTTGCGGGCGATCTCTCTGCACCGCGGCGGATTGTTGATGTGGCGCCCTTCACCGGATATCTGAGCATTCGCGCCTTTGAGCGTGAAGTGGACCGGGTTGAGCGGATGCAAGCCGACATTCTGGAAAAGGAACGGATGCGGCGGCTGTTGCGGCTCTATCGCGAACGCGCCCGGCACCGGGAGGAAGCCGCAGAGGCGGCTGAACGTGACCGTCTGGCCGCGATCACGACCGAACAGCAAAAAGCCGAAGAAGCCAAACGCAAGGCGGCTGAAGATGCGGCAAAACGCGAGGCGGAAGCAGAGCGTAAGGCTGAAGAAGCCCGCAAAGCAGCAGAGGAAGCCAAGCGCCGTGAAGAAGAGGCCAGACGTGTGGCTGAGGAGCGGCGCAAAGCCGAAGAGGCCGCTCGTCTGAAAGCCGAGGCCGAAAGGCAGGCCGAAGAACAGCGGCTCGCCGCCGAAGAGGCTGCGCGCCGTGAAGCAGAAGCGCGCAGGGCAGAAGAAATTCGCAAGGCTGCTGAAGAGGCTGCGCGACAGGAAGTTGCCGCCCGTGTTGCCGAGGAACAAAGCAAACTGGATGAAGCCCGTAAAGCGGCAGAGGAGCGTGAGCGTCTTGCGCTGGAAGCTCAGAAACGGGCGGAAGAAGAAGCCGCTCGGGCCGAGGCTGCGCGTCTTGATGCCGTCAGGGGGGCCGAAGAAGCCCGCAAGGCCGCCCAAGAGGCGGAACAGTCAGCTGTCAACTCGGAAATGCGTCCGGGCGGGATCGAACTTCGTCCGCTGAATGATCTTGAGCTGCAACCCACCGAGCAAGTCGCAGAGCCTGAAGCTGACATTCCGCAAGAGGCCGATATTCCTCAAGAGGACGAGTCTTTCGTACCGCTGCCGGACGTTCTGACCATCCTGCCTCGGACGCGGCAGGCACCAGCGGCACCGCTCCAGTTGACCGTACCGGTGACCCCTATCGAGCCGACGATTCACAATGATCTGATTGAAGAGTTGCGTAGCTCACCAGACCGGATCATTCAGCTGGATTGA
- a CDS encoding ribbon-helix-helix domain-containing protein, translated as MKKHSVTISGHRTSISLEDEFWQGLKVVAESRKKSLADIIRQIDRERGQNNLSSAIRLTVLDHYKSQIPHT; from the coding sequence ATGAAAAAGCATTCCGTGACCATTTCGGGTCATCGCACATCAATCTCTTTGGAAGACGAATTCTGGCAGGGCCTGAAGGTTGTCGCAGAAAGTCGAAAGAAATCTCTGGCAGATATCATTCGCCAGATCGACCGGGAGCGCGGCCAGAACAATCTCTCCTCGGCAATCCGCCTCACCGTGCTTGATCACTACAAGTCGCAAATCCCACACACCTGA
- a CDS encoding FAD-binding oxidoreductase, translating to MGIEPHFSRTTDKAAINRVCDRLMSRFGERFMTGQSVREQHGHTTTYLPGEWPDGVVMVNSTEEVSEVVTICHEENVPVIPFGSGSSLEGHLNAPYGGISVDVSGMNEVLAVHPEDLNCTVQAGVTRSQLNDYLRDTGLFFPIDPGADATIGGMTATRASGTNAVRYGTMRETVVSLKAVMSDGTIIETASHAKKSAAGYDLTRLLVGSEGTLGVITEVTLKLSGIPQAIAGGICNFEDLESACNAVIMTIQCGIPIARIELLDSVQVKACNLYSKMDLVERPTLLVEFHGTDTGVAEQIELFGDIIAEYGGSDFQATTKPEDRTKLWTARHNAFWAGCGLRPGCKGLSTDACVPISRLAECVTETQKDIEDSGLIGPIVGHVGDGNFHVLLVLDPDDQAEIDNAEAFLKRLAERSIGMGGTCTGEHGVGQGKMKFMRDEFGPALRYMAAIKQAFDPNNIMNPGKIVPKLD from the coding sequence ATGGGAATTGAACCGCATTTCAGCCGTACCACCGATAAGGCCGCGATCAATCGCGTCTGCGACCGTCTCATGTCGCGTTTTGGCGAGCGTTTCATGACCGGACAATCGGTCCGCGAGCAGCACGGGCACACGACCACCTATCTGCCCGGCGAATGGCCCGATGGTGTGGTGATGGTCAACAGCACTGAAGAGGTGTCCGAGGTCGTGACAATTTGTCACGAGGAAAATGTACCGGTTATCCCCTTTGGGTCCGGTTCCTCGCTCGAAGGGCATCTTAATGCGCCCTATGGCGGTATTTCCGTTGACGTGAGCGGCATGAATGAAGTCCTCGCCGTTCATCCCGAGGATCTCAATTGTACGGTTCAGGCCGGTGTGACGCGCAGCCAGCTCAATGATTATTTGCGTGATACGGGGCTTTTCTTTCCCATCGATCCGGGTGCGGATGCCACCATCGGCGGCATGACGGCAACCCGCGCCTCGGGCACCAATGCCGTGCGCTACGGCACCATGCGCGAAACCGTGGTCTCACTGAAGGCCGTTATGTCCGATGGAACGATCATCGAAACGGCCAGCCATGCCAAGAAAAGCGCCGCCGGGTATGACCTGACGCGGTTGCTCGTCGGGTCGGAAGGCACGCTTGGGGTGATCACGGAGGTGACGCTCAAACTGTCGGGCATTCCGCAAGCCATCGCCGGGGGGATCTGCAATTTCGAGGATCTGGAAAGCGCCTGCAATGCCGTCATCATGACCATCCAGTGCGGCATTCCAATCGCCCGCATCGAGTTGCTGGACAGTGTTCAGGTCAAGGCCTGCAATCTCTATTCTAAGATGGATCTTGTCGAGCGCCCGACATTGCTTGTCGAGTTTCACGGCACGGACACCGGGGTTGCCGAGCAGATCGAATTGTTTGGTGATATCATCGCCGAGTATGGTGGCTCGGACTTTCAAGCCACGACCAAACCGGAAGACCGCACCAAATTGTGGACCGCGCGGCACAATGCTTTTTGGGCCGGTTGCGGATTGCGTCCCGGCTGCAAGGGCCTGTCGACGGATGCCTGCGTGCCGATCTCGCGCCTTGCGGAATGTGTGACCGAAACGCAGAAGGACATCGAGGACAGCGGCCTGATCGGCCCCATTGTCGGGCACGTCGGAGACGGCAATTTCCATGTGCTTCTGGTGCTTGATCCGGATGATCAGGCCGAGATCGACAATGCGGAAGCCTTCCTCAAGCGCCTTGCCGAGCGGTCGATTGGCATGGGCGGGACCTGCACGGGCGAGCACGGTGTCGGGCAGGGCAAGATGAAGTTTATGCGTGACGAATTTGGTCCGGCGCTGCGCTACATGGCCGCGATCAAGCAGGCCTTCGATCCGAACAACATCATGAACCCAGGCAAGATCGTGCCGAAACTGGACTGA
- a CDS encoding chloride channel protein, whose protein sequence is MQNRLNINFPSDRQVRAQQLIWQRRIIFGLGGLMVGLAAVGLAIGADACQEAFREMIRRYPYSGLAVTPLGFGLVVWITNRYFPGTQGSGIPQAIAARKLKHPAKRIHLVGIRTAVGKVLMTMLGLAVGASTGREGPTVQVGAAIMFLTGRIAPKRQVGLILAGAAAGVAGAFNTPLAGIVFAIEEMSRSFEMRTSGMILGTVIFAGLTSMSIFGNYTYFGTTHDVMQFGMGWIAVPVIGVAGGLLGGLFSRILIIFTYGLPGRAGQLIKKWPVLFAILCGLIVALASLVSHGAVNGAGYEAARDALHDDTSLSLIYAPLKFLATTISSIAGLPGGIFSPSLSIGAGVGADLAPLFPNVPIGVIILLGMVAYFTGVVQAPITAFVIVMEMTDNHQMMLPLMACALIANGSSKLLCKEGVYHAQSGKFLAFARQRAEDARLAAEAEEERLRAQNEQSEIEPGEDTDGAAEGATEGPTGDASDRDTDGDKGESQDKPDKA, encoded by the coding sequence ATGCAAAACAGACTCAACATCAATTTCCCGTCGGATCGTCAAGTCCGCGCACAACAGCTTATTTGGCAACGCCGCATCATTTTCGGTCTCGGCGGCCTCATGGTCGGTCTGGCCGCGGTCGGCCTCGCCATCGGCGCTGACGCCTGTCAGGAGGCCTTCCGGGAAATGATCCGTCGCTATCCCTATTCGGGCCTCGCGGTCACCCCATTGGGATTTGGTCTGGTTGTCTGGATCACCAATCGCTATTTCCCCGGCACACAAGGATCGGGTATTCCTCAGGCCATTGCGGCACGCAAGCTCAAGCACCCCGCCAAGCGCATCCATCTGGTGGGCATCCGGACCGCCGTTGGCAAGGTGTTGATGACCATGCTCGGCCTTGCCGTTGGCGCGTCGACAGGGCGCGAAGGACCGACCGTGCAAGTCGGTGCTGCCATCATGTTTCTTACGGGCCGTATCGCACCGAAACGGCAGGTCGGTCTCATTCTGGCTGGCGCGGCCGCCGGTGTTGCCGGTGCTTTCAACACGCCTCTCGCCGGGATCGTCTTTGCGATCGAGGAAATGAGCCGCTCCTTCGAGATGCGCACCAGCGGCATGATTCTGGGCACAGTGATCTTTGCCGGTCTGACCTCGATGTCGATCTTCGGCAACTACACCTACTTCGGCACCACCCATGATGTTATGCAGTTCGGCATGGGCTGGATAGCGGTTCCGGTCATCGGCGTCGCCGGTGGCCTGCTCGGTGGTCTGTTCTCCCGCATTCTCATTATCTTCACATACGGCCTGCCGGGCCGTGCAGGACAGTTGATCAAGAAATGGCCTGTGCTGTTTGCCATTCTGTGTGGCCTGATTGTAGCTCTGGCCAGTCTGGTCAGCCATGGGGCAGTGAATGGCGCCGGGTATGAAGCAGCCCGCGATGCCTTGCACGACGACACCTCGCTGTCGCTGATTTATGCCCCCTTGAAATTCCTTGCCACGACGATCTCGTCAATTGCCGGATTGCCCGGCGGTATCTTCTCTCCTTCCCTGTCCATCGGTGCCGGCGTCGGAGCTGATCTTGCACCCCTGTTTCCCAATGTCCCCATCGGGGTGATCATCCTGCTGGGCATGGTGGCCTATTTCACGGGCGTGGTTCAGGCCCCCATCACCGCCTTTGTCATCGTCATGGAGATGACCGACAATCACCAGATGATGCTGCCGCTCATGGCCTGCGCCCTGATCGCGAACGGCTCCTCAAAACTGCTCTGCAAGGAAGGCGTCTATCACGCCCAGTCAGGCAAGTTCCTGGCCTTTGCTCGCCAACGAGCCGAAGATGCCAGACTGGCTGCAGAAGCTGAGGAAGAGAGACTGCGCGCCCAGAATGAGCAGTCGGAAATTGAGCCGGGTGAGGACACAGACGGTGCTGCAGAAGGGGCCACAGAAGGGCCCACAGGCGACGCCTCTGACAGGGATACGGACGGAGACAAAGGCGAAAGTCAGGACAAGCCAGACAAGGCATAA